tgaaacattaaataaactgtATGAGAAAGATAAGTTTCAAGCTATTGTCTTTAAAATATTCACTGTCATGTATAGAGAATTTAAGGCCCTATGATTAAGAGACAAATAGTCAgtgtgatttctttattttttaagccattGCTAAAGGAGTAAAACAATCACCTGTAGCAGCAACGAACTGTCACTAGGGCCCATTTATCTTCGAgggacaaaatttaaaatgaatctaaCTAAAGAggctacacagcaaaatctccagtgttaaattaacactagagagtgtctatatgggtccacacaacactgttgagtgttgaattaacacttttgacagtgttatatgtttaaaagtaacctagtcagttttgaagattaacaaagactaacactgagcagtgctgattttctaacactggaatatttctaacattttgagttattttccagtgttagaaaatcagcactgctcagtgttagccattgttaatcttcaaaactgactaggttacttttaaacatataacactgtcaaaagtgttaatttaacactcaacagtgttgtatttaacactcagaggtgtggacccttatagacactctccagtgttaatttaacactggagattttgctgtgtagaatCACATTAAACATCAATCACTGTTAAAATTTAGAAACCGAAagccattttttatttctgcatacctgctgatatttttttagtGCTTTTAGAGGGCTTTGATGTGGCAGCCATCACAATTGCctgttttccattagtacctacccCTGTTTTTCCAGTAGGTTATAGTACCATGTAGTTTTTCAGTAACTACTGCACCAAGGTTCCAAGTGATCCAAAGTGATCAGAAAATTTGACATAGACTGAATGCCACCAGGTGGCTGGTCAATGGTGTCACTCGATAAGTTATGAGTGCGCCTCCTTCGTGAAAATCCAAGCCATCATTTTTGAAactctgaaatgtttgaaatagcgACCAAAATTAACAGCGTGATCCCTGAATTGAACACTAAAGTATAGACTGAGCAGCAGGCATTTTGTCACCTTGACGTCCATGCTTGCTGTGGCATTTATATCACTGGATGCTCGGCTGCATTGCTATAGTTACCCCAGGCACAGTAGGTGAtactcaatttcagtgaaaaactAGATGCCCTAAGTCACGTTAAGCCAATTTGAGTAggtacaaatgtaaaaatggcTTAGGGTATGCAATTTATCAGTTCCAAAAAGTACAATTGTAGAAATACCTTGCATCTCCAGAGCCAATCCGAGTCACCATAATTATAGTCTATTTCTTCACCTGGACTTATGTCTCTGCTTGCAAATAAGCATAGATGGGGCTTTCCattgatatttaatattttcatcttAGCACTTGTCAACGACAACCACATCAGTCCAAGTCTGCCTAATGACCCATCTTCTTGAGATGCATCCACACTGTGGGGTTAGGCAAAAAAGTATTAGCTTAACTAGTTAGGAAGCTTTTTTTCATAAATCAAAAGCAATGTGTAATTTAATCTTAATCAAACTACACTGATATAATACGCACCACCAGAGTTTTCCATCAAACTTGAATTCAAACATGAACACCTTCAGGCTGTCATGATAAACTCTGTGTCTCCGCTCACATTCTTCTTTTGTTATGAGTTTACCTCTGTATTCCAAAAGAAAGTCTCCTTTTTGGAATGGAACAGTCGTGAAAATGCCCCGACCTGAATTGCAGAGGCATACCAAGTGAGTGACAAAAGACAGTGACAAACTCCAAATCTAATCCAAACTAAAGACCAACTTACCTTTGAAGGCATTTATGTAGTGGATATCAAGTCCCAGTTTGTCCCTTCCAGCAGAAACATGACAGACTGCATCCTCCCGTGGAGGAATGAGTCTCCTTCGCATGTTCTCCTGTACGATTGGCTGTATTACCAAAGCATATAAAGTATTACGATTATCgtcatcattgtcatcatcatcagtagtAGCAGAACTAGCAGTAGTGTAGTTTACAGCATAAACACAGCTGACTTATTCATAGTGCTAATTTATgccttcttttaaaatgttaaaggcCTAGTACTCAAAATGGCgacatgtgacatttctgtaatgGCGACTGCAGAGAGTGATACAAGTACTGAGAAAGCTTAGGCATCAAAACTGTAAGAAGTTTTTTCTTCaggcatataaataaatacacgacTAAATACACTTATAcccttgcttttattttaggGCTGTCAGCAGAATGGACAGACattggacaaactgcccgaaatTAGCTAACAGCGACATCAGGGATTTTGACTCAGACTGCGCTGGTTTAATTGTTAATCGCGTTAGTCGCGATGTCGGCATTAACACGTTTAAGCCACAATAATGCTTTAACACCGAGTAAATCCTAACACGGGTTAGCCCGCTTTATCGCGTTGACGCGGTTAGTCGTCAGCCCTATTTTATTTACTCAATGACAAACGCTGGGGCCGTTTTACTTCTTCAAAGACTCACTAACAGTCCATAAAGCATAAATTAAACCAGTTTAATATAGGCCTGTGCACCTATAATTTCATATAGTATTAAAGTCATGgtgcattttacattaaaaaaggcttacctttgtgtttttaatccgTCTTCGTATTGCCGTCGACATACACTTGTTAAAGGGCACGCGCGCGAAAGTTGTGGCGCCGTTTCCTGTAGGTACCGCCTATATATATAGCCTACCAATCACAATGACTTCCGGCCGTgtgtattgaaaatgtgtattaaaTTGCAGTACCTACACACATCCACTCTAACTCGAAACGTCGCTGTGCAATACACTGGAATACACAAAAATCAGGTGAGGGGTATAGGTGGACTTttaagaaaatcagaaaatcttttaattatagtttaataaatgaatttaCACTACAGTTTAAGCAAATACAGGTCAAAAGATAAATAATGACCTCATAAGAAGtagaaaaaattattatttagacacttaaaaatgcatttacaagTCATGTTTTAGGGGGACACATGAATACACAGCAAAAAGTCGAAATGTCCCCGGAGCCCAGGTACAGCGCAGGTCAAATGTCAATCCATACCACAtagacgcactcacacacacacacacacacacacacacacacacacacacacacacgcacagcctTGTAATGCTACATTAGGAGATGTTTCTCATATGGCCTTGCCTAACGTGAGGGCCGATAATGACAGTCAGAGTCGGCTTCCAGATCTATTTAAGGACCATTTCTAGTAAATAGTATTGGTATGGAAATAGTAGCAAATGCAGATGTTGTTGGATTTGATCACATCATAACAACACTGACCAAGTCCTCTCTAATCACTGCACACAGAAATTGATTATCAAACACCCAAATGGTGAACCACATGTGGCAATAATCCTGCCAATCGCTCTATTTTTAGTGGTTCCCCGGCATTTTCTCCTGCACACGTGTGTCTGTCTGCTCCAGTTTAAGGTAGAACTGGGAAAAGATTGAAACCAAACCATCCTCTTCATCTCCCTTTTTTCCTAATAAGGTACAGAAcaagaaataaatacacaaaggcTAAGAGTATGTGTCCCACCTTCGGGAATGACGACTGCATACATTTTAGATGTCTTTGTTTATTCTCTAAGTCATTAtctcttttgtttaaaaagGGTGACCTCACTCTAGGGGTCCAGAGGAAAAAGAATCTACATGAAAGGCAGGAAGGCA
This genomic stretch from Astatotilapia calliptera chromosome 12, fAstCal1.2, whole genome shotgun sequence harbors:
- the LOC113034288 gene encoding N-lysine methyltransferase KMT5A-like isoform X2, translated to MSTAIRRRIKNTKPIVQENMRRRLIPPREDAVCHVSAGRDKLGLDIHYINAFKGRGIFTTVPFQKGDFLLEYRGKLITKEECERRHRVYHDSLKVFMFEFKFDGKLWCVDASQEDGSLGRLGLMWLSLTSAKMKILNINGKPHLCLFASRDISPGEEIDYNYGDSDWLWRCKTETSQIQKTVSCLKPQPNSFPNNDLILMNVSHARCVPYAICQ